In Methylocystis sp. ATCC 49242, the genomic stretch TCACTTATCGCCCTCGGCGGATCGCTCGCTAATCGTTCGTCACCATTGGTCAAAGTTGCTTGCGAACGCCTACTTGCAGGGCGTCGAAGACATGGATCCCGACCAGCCGTGCGGAGGGCTCTATGAGACGGAACAGGCAATTTTCACGATCGCGAAATGTCGAACCCGCAAGAGCTGGCCCGGCCCGATGATCTTTTACCTTGCCGATGTCTTCGAGGACGACTCCGAGATCGGGGTCCAAATTTGGGAAAAGTCGATTGGGGTCGACGGCGAGCTGCGAACAACCGACATTTTTTATAACGAAGGCTGAAAAGCAGTGGCTCAGGCTCTAGCATTTGCATACGAACGCATCTCGGGAGACGAGGAGGCTTTTCGCAGGGTGACCAGCGAACACGCATGTGACCGGTTACCCCGCGCCGTAGGGCGCCGCTGGGATTCTTAATTTTCTGGCAAGCATTTTTTAAAAAATTGGCGGTAGTGTTGATTTTCCGCTTGGCGCCGCCACGGGAATCTCCGATGCTAATAGACAAGCGACCGTCATCTAACATTACACGATCACATGAATCAAAGGCGGGTAGCAGGCGGGGCTCGAGGTCGGAAGACGACGAAGCCGACGGGTGAACATCATCGACTGATGGTGAGTTCAATGGAGGATCGGCTCGCCTCTCCGCACCTGGAGCGGTTAGCGAAGAACCTGATTGCGCATCTGGAAAAGAGCGGAATGAATAAGCCCGAATTTGCCGAGTTCATCGGCATGTCCGGTTCTCAATTTCGTTATGTGCGCAGTCGAGCCGCAAACCCCTCAATCGAGATGCTTGCGAAGATTTCCGCCAAGCTGAAAACGCCTCTTTACGAGCTCTTGGAGGACTGCCAGCTCGGACATCGTCGCAACTTGTCCGCAAAGCAGATGACGAAAAACCTTTCGATGATCCTGAAGAGAAAGTACGTTGAGAGCGGATTGGATAAGGAGCAATTCGCCAAAACCATCGGCGTCTCGCTGCCGCAGTTATATTTGATGTTGCGGGGAGACTCGAACCCGTCGCTACTCATTGTCATCGAGATTGCGAGACGACTTGGCATCGGAATGTGGGAGCTGTTGGGAGTGGAGCCGATGCAGGTCGAAGAACCCACGGCTCGTTAGAGCGGATGGAGGGATCAACGAACTCACGCGTCATCCTAACGCTACATTCCCCCGGCATTATCCAAATGGCGTCACCGCGCCCCTTGACGCAACTGCATTTGCAGTGTCCTGCGCGAGGAGCAGTACGCTACCGCTCACCTTGGGCGAGCCGCCTCTGAGACGCCGCCCGATCCCCAATTAGTTATATCCGACGCCACTCTTTGGGTCGAGGCCGCTGGCTTGTGAGTTCATCTCAGGCTTCCCATATGGGCCAACAGGAGGATGTCGCCATGTCCGAGAAAGCAAAACGCTACGCATTCCTGACCGCGGGTTTCGCGGTGATACTGTTCGCCAATTTCTACATCGGCGAGACGCCGCTTGGGTGGGCGACGCTCTTCGCAGGGCTCGGCATTTACTACTACGGCTGGCGTGGCGTTTGTCCGGCGTGCCAGGCCGGGCGTTGCAGAGTCGAGTTGCCGAATGGCATGGTCGAGCGCCGTTAAGCGTCCGCTTCGAGGCGTCGGCAGGGTCGATCGCGACCCTCGACCGTCATAGAAATCCCGTTCTTTCTCTAACTTTCGGACCCAAACCGTAACGCCCCCGTTTGACTGGCTCTTCGCTCCGAGCCGAACCGAGGACGTGCGGAGCGGAGCCATCATTGGCCTCATCCGCAGGTCGTCTAAGTATCAGGCCCCTTAACATATGGGCGCGTTAGGCCTTCTCTGGCTGACGATTCACGACCACGTCCCGTGGTTGCTTTTGTGGCGCTCGCAGACAGGCACGGTCCCCTCCGCCCCCAAAAAAAACCCAGACCAACAGTAGCGCGCCACTGCATAGC encodes the following:
- a CDS encoding helix-turn-helix domain-containing protein, whose product is MEDRLASPHLERLAKNLIAHLEKSGMNKPEFAEFIGMSGSQFRYVRSRAANPSIEMLAKISAKLKTPLYELLEDCQLGHRRNLSAKQMTKNLSMILKRKYVESGLDKEQFAKTIGVSLPQLYLMLRGDSNPSLLIVIEIARRLGIGMWELLGVEPMQVEEPTAR
- a CDS encoding DUF2892 domain-containing protein, with translation MSEKAKRYAFLTAGFAVILFANFYIGETPLGWATLFAGLGIYYYGWRGVCPACQAGRCRVELPNGMVERR